A portion of the Ralstonia nicotianae genome contains these proteins:
- a CDS encoding PAAR domain-containing protein: protein MTRPFILLGDKTDHGGVVITASGNTTTGGKGIACVGDKVTCPQSGHGGTTVIVTGDPNVVIDGRQAARHGDKTACGATLLASQGTTGSI from the coding sequence ATGACACGTCCCTTCATCCTGCTGGGCGACAAGACCGACCACGGCGGCGTGGTGATCACCGCCTCGGGCAACACGACCACCGGCGGCAAGGGCATCGCCTGCGTCGGCGACAAGGTCACGTGCCCGCAATCGGGTCACGGCGGCACGACCGTCATCGTCACGGGCGATCCGAACGTCGTCATCGATGGCCGGCAGGCCGCGCGCCATGGCGACAAGACGGCCTGCGGCGCCACCCTCCTGGCCAGCCAGGGCACCACCGGCAGCATCTGA
- a CDS encoding M15 family metallopeptidase, translating into MVFAALALYFLAMVAIAAVLLLPSVRERCVAAARAQWRRLTAGATMVGARSAGTLRESVDSAASNASAFKQFVVRRRALLLGALGVLSVPPMLALALRERQSFEFDDDTVREPDPHISALLNGERLIPPPPLPPEVFTTREVELIRPAIRDASRDWNLLDADFRQRLLLVYKIMRDEHGYEMALLEGYRSPERQEKLAAMGSNVTQATAFQSYHQYGLAADSAFFRDGKLVISEKDPWAMRGYALYGQAAESVGLVWGGRWKMMDLGHVELRRRGVLGKRPG; encoded by the coding sequence ATGGTTTTTGCCGCTCTCGCTCTCTACTTCCTCGCCATGGTGGCGATTGCCGCCGTGCTGCTGCTGCCGTCGGTGCGGGAGCGCTGCGTGGCGGCCGCGCGCGCGCAGTGGCGCCGGCTGACGGCGGGCGCGACGATGGTCGGAGCGCGCTCGGCCGGGACCCTGCGTGAATCGGTGGACAGCGCGGCATCGAACGCCTCCGCCTTCAAGCAGTTCGTGGTGCGCCGGCGCGCGCTGCTGCTGGGCGCGCTGGGAGTGCTGTCGGTGCCGCCCATGCTGGCGCTGGCGCTGCGCGAGCGGCAATCGTTCGAGTTCGACGACGACACCGTGCGCGAGCCGGATCCGCACATTTCGGCGCTGCTCAACGGCGAGCGGCTGATCCCCCCGCCGCCGCTGCCGCCCGAGGTGTTCACCACGCGCGAAGTGGAACTGATCCGGCCGGCCATCCGCGATGCCAGCCGCGACTGGAACCTGCTCGATGCCGACTTCCGCCAGCGCCTGCTGCTGGTCTACAAGATCATGCGCGACGAGCACGGCTATGAAATGGCGCTGCTGGAGGGCTACCGCAGCCCCGAGCGGCAGGAAAAGCTCGCTGCCATGGGCAGCAACGTCACGCAGGCCACGGCGTTCCAGAGCTACCACCAATACGGCCTGGCGGCCGACAGCGCGTTCTTCCGGGACGGCAAGCTGGTGATCAGCGAGAAAGACCCGTGGGCGATGCGCGGCTACGCGCTGTACGGGCAGGCGGCGGAATCGGTCGGCCTGGTCTGGGGCGGCCGCTGGAAGATGATGGACCTGGGCCACGTGGAGCTGCGCCGCCGCGGCGTGCTTGGCAAGCGCCCGGGCTGA
- a CDS encoding type VI secretion system Vgr family protein gives MDVTTLLQNLFAPAHRLYALEGEGPIAELAVEAWLGREALSELFEWRVVAASANARIALESFIGQRVTLVTTLADGTQARRTGLIRQAEQLGADGSLARYRLTVVPWFWLATQQRHSQVFQNRPLADILEQMLSPYEPYAAWRFAAGAEDRMAAFGTRTHIAQFRETDYRFVTRLLAEAGLGFTTVEDEQAPSGHALLIFADSPRLAEDTASAAEGGIRYHRAHSQEERDAIQALICHSRTAVGGVAVAAWDAQAKRAFRAHVPSRFCGIAGSPDAYLSISSSLAPDTANAQRIAEQVMESVEARARLFIGRGSVRTLRSGTRLKIVDCPHLPKDVDGPYPLLIDLVEHCGINNLTADTQATLARKLGGLDAALTFDTPPSPPESGPGPFGFMAPHEVIERFTPTADLLTAARAHGYAGQFRAGDARRPWRPVVSHPDTGRLYAEPTARGVQSAIVVGPTGETEASGDAEHHTTPRGQVRVRFPWQQGERPDDRSRRWLPVAQRQAGAGMGWQWLPRIGQEVLVKFQEDDIDQPVVIGALYNGQGEAGIAPTPGGQVAKGVRQEADPETLYRLGSDSAASAQGNLAAGHSPAWHGLGTEAEGHRNAAALSGFKSAEHGGRGANLLVFDDSDGQLRTQLATTQAYSQLNLGHLIHQQDNRRGSFRGQGFELRTDGYGAVRGQAGVLLTTYRDATNGKAVPTGDNAAGIALIRQAKQLTASLSQGATTHQTAALSTAKDDNAPLAKQETAASGMVDGKALDAARQDAAAGNTTTQGKVPHQSDATVQLAGRAGLVAIAGQDLQFANGESIALASGQDTNVAVGKQARIHAGQGIGVAAGLSKAGDDNIGLQLTAGQDSLDVRAQHDALGLLSKDDLKLASANLHVDFAAAKRIRLATAAGASITLEGGNIIVETPGRITYKAAQRSFAGPTHASRDMNTWSHSAFDDRYVLRDQVTHEPLRNTQVELRRGDGAVLKLVTDGEGRLPVQKGISMERVQLRVLGKLSGKT, from the coding sequence ATGGACGTAACGACCCTTCTCCAGAACCTCTTCGCTCCCGCGCACCGCCTGTACGCGCTGGAAGGCGAAGGCCCGATCGCGGAACTGGCGGTGGAGGCGTGGCTCGGCCGCGAGGCGTTGTCCGAGCTGTTCGAGTGGCGGGTGGTGGCCGCCAGCGCCAACGCGCGCATCGCGCTCGAATCGTTCATCGGCCAGCGCGTGACGCTGGTCACCACGCTGGCCGACGGCACGCAGGCCCGGCGCACCGGCCTGATCCGGCAGGCCGAGCAGCTCGGCGCCGATGGCAGCCTGGCGCGCTATCGCCTGACCGTGGTGCCGTGGTTCTGGCTCGCCACCCAACAGCGGCACAGCCAGGTGTTCCAGAACCGGCCGCTGGCGGACATCCTCGAACAGATGCTGTCGCCGTACGAGCCCTATGCCGCATGGCGCTTCGCCGCTGGCGCGGAAGACCGCATGGCGGCGTTCGGCACGCGCACGCACATCGCCCAGTTCCGAGAGACCGATTACCGCTTCGTTACGCGCCTGCTGGCCGAGGCGGGTCTGGGCTTCACCACCGTCGAGGATGAGCAGGCGCCCAGTGGCCACGCGCTGCTGATCTTCGCCGACAGCCCCCGGCTGGCCGAGGACACGGCATCCGCTGCCGAGGGCGGCATCCGCTACCACCGCGCGCACAGCCAGGAAGAACGCGACGCCATCCAGGCGTTGATCTGCCATAGCCGCACGGCGGTGGGCGGGGTGGCGGTGGCGGCCTGGGATGCGCAGGCCAAGCGGGCCTTCCGCGCGCACGTTCCCTCTCGGTTTTGCGGTATCGCGGGCAGCCCGGATGCCTATCTGTCGATCAGCTCGTCGCTGGCGCCGGATACGGCCAACGCCCAGCGCATCGCCGAGCAGGTGATGGAGAGCGTCGAAGCGCGCGCTCGCCTGTTCATCGGACGCGGCTCGGTGCGCACGCTGCGCAGCGGCACGCGACTGAAGATCGTGGACTGCCCGCACCTGCCGAAGGACGTGGACGGCCCGTATCCGTTGCTGATCGACTTGGTCGAGCACTGCGGCATCAACAACCTGACCGCCGACACGCAGGCAACATTGGCCCGGAAGCTGGGCGGGCTCGACGCCGCACTGACCTTCGACACGCCGCCCAGCCCACCCGAATCCGGCCCCGGCCCGTTCGGCTTCATGGCGCCACACGAGGTCATCGAACGCTTCACGCCGACGGCGGACCTGCTTACCGCCGCGCGCGCCCACGGCTACGCCGGCCAATTCCGCGCGGGTGACGCACGCCGGCCGTGGCGACCGGTCGTGTCACACCCCGACACCGGCCGCCTGTACGCCGAGCCCACCGCCAGGGGCGTGCAGAGCGCCATCGTGGTCGGCCCGACCGGCGAGACCGAGGCCAGTGGCGATGCGGAGCACCACACCACTCCACGGGGCCAGGTCCGCGTCCGCTTCCCGTGGCAGCAGGGCGAGCGGCCGGACGACCGCAGCCGCCGCTGGCTGCCGGTCGCGCAGCGGCAGGCCGGGGCGGGCATGGGCTGGCAGTGGCTGCCGCGCATCGGCCAGGAAGTGTTGGTCAAGTTCCAGGAAGACGATATCGACCAGCCGGTGGTGATCGGCGCGCTCTATAACGGCCAGGGCGAAGCGGGTATCGCGCCGACCCCGGGCGGGCAGGTCGCCAAGGGCGTCAGGCAGGAGGCCGACCCGGAGACCCTCTACCGTTTGGGCAGCGACAGCGCCGCCAGCGCGCAGGGCAACCTCGCCGCCGGCCACAGCCCCGCATGGCACGGCCTGGGCACCGAGGCCGAAGGCCACCGCAACGCCGCCGCCCTCAGCGGCTTCAAGAGCGCCGAGCATGGCGGGCGCGGCGCCAACCTGCTCGTCTTCGACGACAGCGACGGGCAGTTGCGTACGCAGTTGGCCACCACGCAGGCCTACAGCCAACTGAACCTGGGCCACCTGATCCACCAGCAGGACAACCGGCGCGGCAGCTTCCGGGGCCAGGGCTTCGAGCTGCGCACCGATGGCTATGGCGCGGTGCGCGGCCAGGCCGGCGTGCTGCTGACCACCTACCGCGATGCCACGAACGGCAAGGCTGTGCCGACCGGCGACAACGCCGCCGGCATCGCGCTGATCCGGCAGGCCAAACAGCTCACCGCATCGTTGAGCCAGGGCGCCACCACGCACCAGACCGCAGCCCTGTCCACCGCCAAGGACGACAACGCGCCGCTCGCCAAGCAGGAGACGGCTGCCTCGGGCATGGTCGACGGCAAAGCGCTCGATGCGGCCCGGCAGGACGCGGCCGCAGGCAACACCACCACGCAAGGCAAGGTGCCGCACCAGAGCGATGCGACGGTGCAGCTGGCCGGCCGCGCGGGCCTGGTGGCGATCGCCGGGCAGGACCTGCAATTCGCCAACGGCGAGAGCATCGCACTGGCCAGCGGCCAGGACACCAACGTCGCGGTGGGCAAGCAGGCGCGCATCCATGCGGGGCAGGGCATCGGCGTGGCGGCGGGGCTGTCCAAGGCGGGGGACGACAACATCGGCCTGCAGCTGACGGCGGGGCAGGACAGCCTCGACGTGCGGGCCCAGCATGACGCGCTCGGGCTGCTGTCCAAGGATGACCTGAAGCTGGCGTCGGCGAATCTGCATGTGGACTTCGCGGCGGCCAAGCGGATCCGGCTGGCGACGGCAGCGGGGGCGTCGATCACGCTGGAGGGCGGGAACATCATCGTCGAGACGCCGGGGCGGATTACGTACAAGGCGGCGCAGCGCAGCTTTGCGGGGCCCACGCACGCGTCGCGCGATATGAACACGTGGTCGCACAGTGCGTTTGACGATCGATATGTTTTGCGCGACCAGGTCACGCACGAGCCGCTGCGGAATACGCAGGTCGAATTGCGGCGTGGTGACGGTGCGGTACTCAAGCTGGTCACCGATGGAGAGGGCCGCCTCCCTGTGCAGAAAGGTATTTCCATGGAGCGCGTGCAACTGCGCGTGCTGGGAAAGCTCTCCGGCAAAACTTAA
- a CDS encoding esterase/lipase family protein — protein MSSEPNQPNEDVVILRTRDLDGKPVYETHLTPTDDSRPKVIETKLPAVIPLVFIPGIMGTNLKNKKTGEAVWRPPNMSLNLADILGVVSALATWGFKGPKTRQRILKAEDLTVDDSGSIDTGKSGLHKETARKRGWGSVLRTSYNPVMALLEARTDHIVAGRKLQSWWADEALRQPAEFGEETGKPTALTEEELTKAARYDYDVWCAGYNWLQPNRQSAEDLKQYIENTVLRHYGEQKPPVPAEKVILVTHSMGGLVARALTKLVGYENVLGVVHGVQPATGAPAIYHHMRSGYEGPEQLILGANAGEVTAVVANSAGALELCPTFDHRGGKPWLFLQDEQGNVVNDADGLACAYPRGGNPYEEIYKNPAWFGLVPEQNEKFLDLSESGDGPKTARRSKFNYLIDTVEAFHRDSGFVGKYHDDTYVHYGADGAKNMHSWQDIVWRGFAVDFKNADAVSKNGGNGSYRRRDFRTAPELTKVSGRGDGTVSVFSGEAPRDAGVRASFRHGSDAEGSANEGHKGYEHQSSYNDPRAQWAALYGIIRIAQSANWHPNDQS, from the coding sequence ATGAGTAGCGAGCCCAACCAGCCCAACGAAGACGTTGTCATCCTCAGGACACGTGACCTGGACGGAAAGCCGGTCTACGAGACGCACCTGACGCCAACCGACGACAGTCGCCCCAAGGTTATCGAAACCAAGCTGCCGGCGGTGATCCCTCTCGTGTTCATACCGGGCATCATGGGGACCAACCTCAAGAACAAGAAGACAGGGGAAGCGGTCTGGCGGCCACCCAATATGAGCCTGAACCTGGCGGATATTCTCGGAGTGGTTTCCGCGCTGGCGACATGGGGCTTCAAGGGGCCAAAGACACGGCAGCGGATCCTGAAAGCAGAAGACTTGACCGTGGACGACAGTGGTTCAATCGACACGGGCAAATCCGGCCTGCACAAAGAGACCGCTCGCAAGCGCGGGTGGGGCAGCGTATTGCGTACCTCGTACAACCCCGTGATGGCGCTGCTTGAAGCTCGCACCGACCACATTGTTGCCGGTCGCAAGCTGCAATCATGGTGGGCCGACGAAGCCCTGCGCCAGCCGGCCGAGTTTGGCGAGGAGACCGGGAAGCCGACCGCATTGACGGAAGAAGAGCTGACCAAGGCCGCCCGCTACGATTACGACGTCTGGTGTGCCGGCTATAACTGGCTGCAGCCAAATCGGCAATCTGCTGAAGACCTCAAGCAATACATCGAAAACACGGTGCTGCGCCACTACGGTGAACAAAAGCCCCCGGTGCCCGCCGAGAAGGTCATCCTGGTGACCCATTCCATGGGCGGGCTGGTTGCGCGCGCGCTGACGAAATTGGTCGGCTACGAAAATGTCCTGGGTGTGGTGCACGGCGTGCAGCCGGCTACCGGGGCGCCGGCTATCTACCATCACATGCGCTCAGGGTATGAAGGGCCTGAGCAGCTGATTCTCGGGGCCAATGCGGGCGAGGTGACGGCGGTTGTTGCGAATTCGGCAGGCGCTTTGGAGCTGTGTCCCACGTTTGACCATCGTGGCGGGAAGCCATGGCTGTTCCTGCAGGACGAGCAAGGCAATGTCGTCAACGATGCGGACGGCTTGGCATGCGCTTATCCGCGCGGCGGCAATCCCTATGAGGAAATTTATAAGAATCCGGCTTGGTTTGGGTTGGTGCCGGAGCAGAATGAGAAGTTTTTGGATTTGTCGGAAAGTGGGGACGGTCCAAAGACTGCTCGAAGAAGTAAATTCAATTACTTGATTGATACGGTAGAGGCATTTCACCGTGACTCTGGTTTTGTCGGTAAGTATCATGATGATACGTACGTTCACTATGGGGCAGATGGTGCCAAGAATATGCACAGCTGGCAGGATATAGTTTGGCGTGGATTCGCTGTGGATTTTAAAAACGCGGATGCTGTTTCCAAGAACGGCGGAAATGGAAGTTACCGCCGCCGAGATTTTCGAACTGCCCCAGAGTTAACGAAGGTTAGTGGGAGGGGGGATGGGACAGTGTCCGTGTTCTCCGGCGAAGCACCGCGTGATGCGGGTGTCAGAGCGAGCTTTCGACATGGCTCGGATGCCGAAGGCTCTGCCAATGAAGGTCAT